The genomic interval GGCTTGAAACCGCAATAAAGGTTGCAAAGCAGGCGCGTCTGAAGGGAATCGATCCGAGGACCATTGTGGAGATCCCTATTGCAAACGATCTTGCCGACAGGGTCGAGGCACTGCTTGACATCAAAGGAGTAGCGGCGAGACTCCGCGAACTCGGTGAGACGATGTCCCGCGAGGAGGTCGCCCTGAAGATAGGCGACGATTTTATTGCAAAGAAATTCGGCGAGCAGACAAGGGAAGAGATCCTCGATCACGCGATAAGAACATCGATGGCTCTCCTGACCGAGGGTGTCGTTGCGGCCCCGACCGAGGGTATAGGAAAGATCGGCGTCGGCAGGAATGACGACGGGACCGAATATTTAAAGATCTATTATGCCGGGCCTATCAGGAGTGCGGGCGGAACGGCCCAGGCTCTCTCCGTTCTTGTCGGGGATTATGTCCGAAAAGGTCTCGGTATGTCGGCGTTTATCCCGAGGGACGAAGAGGTCGAGAGGTATGTCGAGGAGATCAAGAAATACAACAATATAATGAGCCTCCAGTACCTTCCGCCGGACGACGATCTCAGGTATATCGTCAGGAACTGTCCTGTATGCGTCGAAGGCGAGCCGACGGAGAAGGTCGAGGTATCGGGTTTCAGGAACCTCGAACGCATTGAGACCAATGTCGTCAGGGGCGGTATGGCCCTCGTTGTCGCCGAGGGAATGGGGCTTAAGGCCCCGAAGATCCAGAAGGTCGTCCGCAAGGTCAAGATGGAGGGCTGGGAATGGCTCGACAAGCTTGTTTCGGGCGGAACTTCTTCGGCGGGTAAAGAGGAGAAGAAAGAGGAGGACGAGGGATTCCACCTCAAGCCCAAGGACAAATACATCAAGGATCTTATCGGCGGAAGGCCGGTCTTCTCCTACCCTATGAAAGCCGGCGGTTTCAGGCTGAGATACGGCAGATCGAGAAATACCGGATTTGCGGCTGCAGGATTCAACCCTTCAACACTCCATATACTCGGCGATTTCCTTGCGGTCGGCACCCAGATGAAGGTCGAGCGTCCCGGGAAGGCGGCGGGAGTGGTTCCGGTCGATACGGTAGAGGGGCCGACCGTCCGCCTGAAAAACGGGGACGTGATGAGGATCGACACGATAGAGGATGCGCTGAAGTACGGTCCGCAGGTCGAAAGAATCATCGATGTCGGCGAGATGCTTGTTTCATACGGCGAGTTCCTCGAGAACAACCACAACCTCGTCCCGTCCGCGTACTGTCACGAGTGGTGGATGCTCGAAGGCGGTGAGAAGCGGCCGGAGAGTGCGATGGAAGCGGTCGAGATGGCCGTGTCCGGTGCATATCTTCATCCGGATTATACATATATCTGGGACGATATCTCCGGAGAGGATGTAGTCGCCCTTGCAGATGCAGTGTCCGCCGAAGGAGAGATCAAAGAAGGCGCCCTGTATCTCCCAGGCGATTTTCAGCTGAAGAGCACTCTCGAAATTCTCCTCCTTCCCCATAAGGTCAGGGACGGAAAGATCGTTATCGAATCCCCGATCGTCTTTCTCGCATGCCTGGGCCTTACGATGAATCTTGAGAAGAGAGAAAACCGCGAACACCTTCCCGAATGCAAGAACGGTCTTGAGGCGGCATCATATCTGTCCGGATTTAAGATGCGTTCAAAAGCCGGGACGAGAATCGGCGGAAGGATGGGCCGCCCTGGAAAATCCAAACCGCGTAAGATGAATCCTCCACCAAACGGACTATTCCCTGTCGGCGACGAGGGCGGATCGAGGCGCTCTTTCCAGGAGGCTTCCAAGTCGAAGGAGAACAGGCAGGGGGGACTGATTACAGCAGAGATGGGTCTTCGCCGGTGCCCTTCGTGCAAAAAGATAACATACAAGAATATCTGCGAGTGCGGGACCCATACCGAACCCGAGTATGTATGCCCCAAGTGCGGGCGGAACGTTGTCGGCGGAAAGTGCCCTGTCTGCGGGATGGAGGGAGTCTGCAGCCAGCAGGTCCAGATCGACGTAAAGGGGGAGTATGATTCCGCCCTGAAGAATCTCGGGATGATCAGGGACCTGGAGCCCAAGCTGGTGAAAGGCGTAAAGGGCATGATGTCGAAGGAGAGATGTGCCGAGCCGCTGGAAAAGGCGGTTTTGCGTGCCGCAAAGGAGCTGTACGTATTCAAGGACGGAACGCTCCGCTACGATATGATCGACCTGCCGCTCACCCATTTCAAACCGAAGGAGATCGGGACTTCGGTTGAAAGACTGATAGAACTTGGTTACCCGAAGGATGTCTACGGGAAACCGCTCGAATCCGAAGATCAGGTACTTGAGCTCAAATGCCAGGACATTCTTGTCTCCGAGGACTGCGGCGAATGGCTCCTGAAGGTTGCGATGTTCATCGACGAGATGCTCGGAAAGCTCTACGATCTTCCTCCCTACTATAATGCGGAGAAGAAAGAGGACATCGTCGGCCGGCTGCTCATGGGGCTTGCCCCGCATACGAGTGCCGGCGTTCTGGTGAGACTTCTCGGTTTTTCAAAGGCGTTTGTAGGATACGGCCACCCGTATTTCCACGCGGCGAAGAGGAGGAACTGTTTCCAGGGCGAGACCGAGATTATGATCTATGACAATGAGAAGTGGCAGACGCTTCCGATACGAAAGTTCGTGCTCGAAAACTTTGATATCTCGAAGACAAACTTCGATCTCGTCGGGACATATTATTCCGATCCCTCAAAGACCTTCTGGGTTCACTCGCTCGATATCTCCGGTGCGGTCAGGATGAGGCGGGTCACTTCGGTATCGGTCCACAGGTCCCCGAAGACTCTCATCCGGTTCGAGACCTCGCGGGGAAGATCGGTAACCGTTACCCCCGAACACACGATGCTTGTCTGCGATCTTGCTTACCAGCGGAGGGTCAAGGCCCTTGAACTGAAGGAAGGAGATTTCGTCCCGATATTCGAGGGCACGTGCATGATAAACGACAGGATAGTCGGGCGTGAGATCCTCGAATCCGCCGAGGACTATGTGTTCTGCCTGACCGTGGACCAGGATCACAACCTTCCTGCAAACGGCATCTTTACCGGACAGTGCGACGGGGATGAAGACTGCGTGATGCTCCTTCTCGACGGTCTGATCAACTTCTCCAAGTGTTTCCTTCCCGAGACGAGGGGAGGTTCGATGGACGCCCCGCTCGTCCTGACGAGCAGGATAGATCCTTCGGAGGTTGACGGAGAGTGCCACAATGTGGATGCATGTCCGTCGTATCCGCTCGAGCTGTATCTCGAAGCGCTGAAGTACACTCACCCGAAGGATCTTGAAAAGAAGATCGACCATGTCGCCCTCCGTCTCGGGACCCCGGGGCAGTATGAAGGGATCATGTTCACCCACGATACAACCGACATATCTGCGGGCCCGCTTATATCCTCTTATAATACCTTAAAAACGATGACCGACAAGCTCGAGGCCGAACTTGAACTTGGTAAGATCATACGTGCGGTCGATGCCGACGATGTCGCGGAAAGGGTGCTCAATACGCATTTCATACGCGATATTATGGGCAACCTGAATTCTTTTTCAAAACAGTCGATGCGCTGCACTAAGTGCAATGCGAAGTACAGGAGGATGCCGCTTTCGGGGAAGTGCAGGTGCGGGAATAAGGTGATCCCGACCGTCCACGAGGGGTCGGTCAAGAAATACCTTGAGATGTCACAGAAGATGTGCGATGAATATAATGTATCCGAATATACGAGGCAGAGGGTGGAGGTACTCTCGATGGCGGTCCTTTCGACCTTCGGCGAACCGCCCGAGAAGCAGATGGGTCTGGCGGATTTTATGTGAGTTTTTTAACCCTCTTTCGTATACCGGGATACTGGCTGGATGATGGTGTGATGTTGGTATGATTTTGGGTATGAATGGTATCTCCATTACTGTCGCATTGCCCTGTGGCACATTTCAGGTTTGATTTCTCGTCACATCTTCCTGCCGGAAGAAGACCGGCAAATGTAGAATATACGGTCTGTTTATTAAATCTGACGCAAATAAATGCTATAATCTCTTTTCTGCTATATAGATTTATATTGCAGGGCTATACTGCGGTATTGATAAGGTCGGGGATAAAAATGACTACTTATGGCAGGGGCGAAAGATTACGACGAGATCGCGTTAAAATGTGTTCCATATCCTGAGGCTTTTTACGGAACAGTTCTTGATTTCATCTTCCCGGAGGATAAGAAGATCCTTGAGCTTGCATGCGGTACCGGAATCCTTACGGAGATGATCACCGGGAAATGCCCGGGTGCAGAGATTACCTGTGTCGATATGGATGCGGGGATGATCGAAAAAGCCGGTGAAAAACCTGCACTTTCCGGTGTCAGGTTCATCGAAGGTGATATGAGAGATTGTTCCGGGAGCGGTTATGATGCGGTCGTTGTTACGCAGGCGATATTTTTCATCGGTGATTCCGACAGGAGAATTCTTGTTGCAAAGATCCGCGACATGCTTGACGAGGGGGGCAGGTTCGTCTCCGGCGATATGTTCGCCCCGGGGACCGAATTTGAAAATGAGTTATACAAAAAGAACTGGATTGACCTGATGCTCTCAAACGGGCTCTCCCTTTCCGAAGCGGAGAATATGATCGCGCCTCTCGATGATTTTTGCGGGAAGAATACTATTGAATCCTTTTCATCGGAACTTTATGCGGCGGGTTTTAGCAGAGTGATTGTGCCCTACAGGTCGGGATATTACGGGGTTGTTGTAGGCTACAAATAGGGGTTGGTGTAAAAAATATTGCACTAATTGTAATGTTTATATTACATAAATCTCAACATAATTGAGAAAAGTTTTCCCACGTTAGTTCAGGTATGGCAGGAAAAAGAATCAGAAGGATAATCCCTGCGGCTGCAGGGGCTGCGAGTCTTGCAGTGCCGGCATGTGCGGCGGTATGCCCCAAGGGTATCGGAGATTGTCCTTATCCTGGGCGTTGCTTCCTCTACGTAGATTCCAACGGGGATTCCATCTGCGATTATACGCCCGGCGATACTTCTCAGGCGGCAACCGATGCCGATCCTGTTACGGTAACAAACAGTTCTGCAACCGATTCGGGTAACAGGCACAGGGGAGGATCGGTCGCCGATACTGTCCAATCTACTGTTTCGCCGTCAGGGGGAACTGAATCATCATCAGACTCAGGTCTGAACCCGCTTTTGTTTACTGCTTCTGGGCTGGTTATTGCCGGTGTCCTGATCCTCTCAGCATATTTCATCCTGCGTTACCTCAGGAGGGAGAATCCGATGCTCTACAGCAGGGTATTCCTGTATGCCGGGATGGTTCCGCTTCTGCTTGCAGTTCTCATAGTCCTTAACGATCCTGAATCTTTTGGAATCAGCGGTGCATTTGCCGATATGGCGGAGCGCTATTCGGGGATAGTGTATATGTTCGGCGGAGCTCTTGTCATGGCCGGGCTTTGGCTCAAAAACGCGGTTTCAAGAGAGATGATAATCTCGGTTTTGATATTGACCACTGCGGCAGGCTTCTTCCTGGTGCTGCCGATAGCACCGGATGGTTTCTATTCCGTGGTATCGGGACTTACAACTCTCCAGTTCGCGGGGCTCGGTTTTGTCGGGCTTGTCCTGCTGGTATGTATCTCGTTGATCTTCGGGCGGGTGTTTTGTGCGCATATGTGCCCGGCGGGGGCGGTCCAGGAACTTCTCTCGAGGTTGCCGCTGCCGAAACTGAAGATCCGTGACAGGCGTATTCCGAATGCAGTACGGTTGATTGCATTTGCCGGTCTTGTAGCCGGGGCACTGTTGTCGATAAATACATTCGAGTACATCGGCGTCTCGCACTTCTTTGCGACGATATTTTCGGCGGCGGCAGTGGTGTTTGCGGTCATACTGGTTCTTTCGCTGTTCGTATACAGGCCGTTTTGTACGTTCCTGTGCCCGTACGGTCTGGTCTTCTCTATAGCCTCCCGTTTCGGGAGGTTCGGGCTTAAGAGGACCGAAGACTGCATCGACTGCGGAAAGTGCGAGAGGGTTTGCCCGACGGTTGAAGCAGGGAGGGATGGCAGGAAAGCGGAATGCTATCTCTGCGGAAGATGTATTGAGGTCTGCCCGAAAGATTCGGCGATAGTCTTCGGGAAGAGAAGCGAGCCTTAAATTAGTGAAAGGATAAATAATGAAACTGCATTTTCTGCGAGGGTAGCCAAGTGGTCAACGGCGCTCGACTCAAGATCGAGTCCTTAGTGGTTCGCGGGTTCGACTCCCTCCCCTCGCATTGCTTTTTTAAAATATTGCTTATGTCATGGATATACTGCTATCACATCCTTGACAATTCATAGAGGCCTGCATATGCAGTACCGGCAGAGAGTAGGTTCTCCATCAAATATCCTTCCCTTTCTGCCGCAGTAGTACTGTCCGTCCTCTCCTTTTATGACCTTTAAATCCGGAAAGTCGATGCCGGGCGGGTGCAGCGGCCTTTTCGCTATAAAAACAAGGTATAGTGAAATATTGATGATATAACGCCTCAGGCTGTTTTCTCCAGGTGCATATTCGTCAAAGTAGCGTTCGAGAGCTTCCCTGAACTCTTCAACGCGGCCAGGTTCGATCGTGATATCTGGTGCAGGACATGTTTCGTCCATGATCTCCCTGTACACCGCATAGTCGTATTCGGCTACAAGAGAGGCAGCTGTGTCGGAGACATTTGATTTTGTCTCCTGGATTTCTTTTGTGCGGGCGATATATTCCGGGATGGCAGCCAGATCGTCTTTTATGATTTCAAGAAGTTCCGTCGCCTTCATCAGCTGCACCCGCTCCAACCGCAGTTCTTGCAGATCCCCTGGTTGCATCCCTCTCCGAAGTCCAGCGGTTCGCCGCACTCGGGACACGGTCTCTTGCCGCTGATCTCCTTAATCTCCCAGTCCCTGAGCGTAGTTATGGTCTGATTGTTTGCGGTCAGGTCGATGCACCTGCCGACCACATCCGCACATGAGAGCCCTTCGGACTGAGAATTTTTGATGGCCGAGATGCAGTTGACCTTCGCAAATTGCCTGACGAACTTAATATATGGGACTCCGTTCTGGAGCCCCGTACTTATCGCACGGCCGAGTGCACTGTTGTTTGCATCGCACCCCCCGCTCCCGACCGTCCTTATGAAGACCTCAATCGGCTTTCCGTCCAGCATGTTGACAGTTACAT from Methanolacinia paynteri carries:
- a CDS encoding DNA-directed DNA polymerase II large subunit, whose product is MQTSPEMDAYFKSLQTGLETAIKVAKQARLKGIDPRTIVEIPIANDLADRVEALLDIKGVAARLRELGETMSREEVALKIGDDFIAKKFGEQTREEILDHAIRTSMALLTEGVVAAPTEGIGKIGVGRNDDGTEYLKIYYAGPIRSAGGTAQALSVLVGDYVRKGLGMSAFIPRDEEVERYVEEIKKYNNIMSLQYLPPDDDLRYIVRNCPVCVEGEPTEKVEVSGFRNLERIETNVVRGGMALVVAEGMGLKAPKIQKVVRKVKMEGWEWLDKLVSGGTSSAGKEEKKEEDEGFHLKPKDKYIKDLIGGRPVFSYPMKAGGFRLRYGRSRNTGFAAAGFNPSTLHILGDFLAVGTQMKVERPGKAAGVVPVDTVEGPTVRLKNGDVMRIDTIEDALKYGPQVERIIDVGEMLVSYGEFLENNHNLVPSAYCHEWWMLEGGEKRPESAMEAVEMAVSGAYLHPDYTYIWDDISGEDVVALADAVSAEGEIKEGALYLPGDFQLKSTLEILLLPHKVRDGKIVIESPIVFLACLGLTMNLEKRENREHLPECKNGLEAASYLSGFKMRSKAGTRIGGRMGRPGKSKPRKMNPPPNGLFPVGDEGGSRRSFQEASKSKENRQGGLITAEMGLRRCPSCKKITYKNICECGTHTEPEYVCPKCGRNVVGGKCPVCGMEGVCSQQVQIDVKGEYDSALKNLGMIRDLEPKLVKGVKGMMSKERCAEPLEKAVLRAAKELYVFKDGTLRYDMIDLPLTHFKPKEIGTSVERLIELGYPKDVYGKPLESEDQVLELKCQDILVSEDCGEWLLKVAMFIDEMLGKLYDLPPYYNAEKKEDIVGRLLMGLAPHTSAGVLVRLLGFSKAFVGYGHPYFHAAKRRNCFQGETEIMIYDNEKWQTLPIRKFVLENFDISKTNFDLVGTYYSDPSKTFWVHSLDISGAVRMRRVTSVSVHRSPKTLIRFETSRGRSVTVTPEHTMLVCDLAYQRRVKALELKEGDFVPIFEGTCMINDRIVGREILESAEDYVFCLTVDQDHNLPANGIFTGQCDGDEDCVMLLLDGLINFSKCFLPETRGGSMDAPLVLTSRIDPSEVDGECHNVDACPSYPLELYLEALKYTHPKDLEKKIDHVALRLGTPGQYEGIMFTHDTTDISAGPLISSYNTLKTMTDKLEAELELGKIIRAVDADDVAERVLNTHFIRDIMGNLNSFSKQSMRCTKCNAKYRRMPLSGKCRCGNKVIPTVHEGSVKKYLEMSQKMCDEYNVSEYTRQRVEVLSMAVLSTFGEPPEKQMGLADFM
- a CDS encoding class I SAM-dependent methyltransferase is translated as MAGAKDYDEIALKCVPYPEAFYGTVLDFIFPEDKKILELACGTGILTEMITGKCPGAEITCVDMDAGMIEKAGEKPALSGVRFIEGDMRDCSGSGYDAVVVTQAIFFIGDSDRRILVAKIRDMLDEGGRFVSGDMFAPGTEFENELYKKNWIDLMLSNGLSLSEAENMIAPLDDFCGKNTIESFSSELYAAGFSRVIVPYRSGYYGVVVGYK
- a CDS encoding 4Fe-4S binding protein — encoded protein: MAGKRIRRIIPAAAGAASLAVPACAAVCPKGIGDCPYPGRCFLYVDSNGDSICDYTPGDTSQAATDADPVTVTNSSATDSGNRHRGGSVADTVQSTVSPSGGTESSSDSGLNPLLFTASGLVIAGVLILSAYFILRYLRRENPMLYSRVFLYAGMVPLLLAVLIVLNDPESFGISGAFADMAERYSGIVYMFGGALVMAGLWLKNAVSREMIISVLILTTAAGFFLVLPIAPDGFYSVVSGLTTLQFAGLGFVGLVLLVCISLIFGRVFCAHMCPAGAVQELLSRLPLPKLKIRDRRIPNAVRLIAFAGLVAGALLSINTFEYIGVSHFFATIFSAAAVVFAVILVLSLFVYRPFCTFLCPYGLVFSIASRFGRFGLKRTEDCIDCGKCERVCPTVEAGRDGRKAECYLCGRCIEVCPKDSAIVFGKRSEP
- a CDS encoding DUF2115 family protein, coding for MKATELLEIIKDDLAAIPEYIARTKEIQETKSNVSDTAASLVAEYDYAVYREIMDETCPAPDITIEPGRVEEFREALERYFDEYAPGENSLRRYIINISLYLVFIAKRPLHPPGIDFPDLKVIKGEDGQYYCGRKGRIFDGEPTLCRYCICRPL